Proteins co-encoded in one Tursiops truncatus isolate mTurTru1 chromosome 17, mTurTru1.mat.Y, whole genome shotgun sequence genomic window:
- the LOC141276954 gene encoding uncharacterized protein isoform X6: MYVSFVLSPFRVLQVYASFALSPFRVLQVYASFALSPFRVLQVYVSFALSPFRVLQVYASFVLSPFRVLQVYASFVLSPFRVLQVYVSFVLSPFRVLQVYVSFVLSPFRVLQVYASFALSPFRVLQVYASFALSPFRVLQVYVSFALSPFRVLQVYASFALSPFRVLQVYVSFVLSPFRVLQVYVSFVLSPFRVLQVYVSFALSPFRVLQVYVSFVLSPFRVLQVYASFVLSPFRVLQVYVSFALSPFRVLQVYASFALSPFRVLQVYVSFALSPFRVLQVYASFALSPFRVLQVYVSFVLSPFRVLQVYASFALSPFRVLQVYVSFVLSPFRVLQVYASFALSPFRVLQVYVSFALSPFRVLQVYASFALSPFRVLQVYVSFVLSPFRVLQVYASFVLSPFRVLQVYVSFVLSPFRVLQVYVSFVLSPFRVLQVYVSFALSPFRVLQVYASFALSPFRVLQVYASFALSPFRVLQVYVSFVLSPFRVLQVYVSFVLSPFRVLQVYVSFALSPFRVLQVYASFALSPFRVLQVYVSFVLSPFRVLQVYVSFVLSPFRVLQVYVSFALSPFRVLQVYASFALSPFRVLQVYVSFVLSPFRVLQVYVSFVLSPFRVLQVYASFVLSPFRVLQVYASFVLSPFRVLQVYVSFVLSPFRVLQVYVSFVLSPFRVLQVYASFVLSPFRVLQVYASFALSPFRVLQVYVSFVLSPFRVLQVYVSFVLSPFRVLQVYVSFVLSPFRVLQVYASFVLSPFRVLQVYVSFVLSPFRVLQVYVSFVLSPFRVLQVYVSFVLSPFRVLQVYASFALSPFRVLQVYVSFALSPFRVLQVYVSFALSPFRVLQVYVSFVLSPFRVLQVYASFVIVAYCNMYCILYIAYCAGAFHFPTPEIKRKFRDLGMFR; this comes from the exons ATGTATGTGTCGTTTGTcctgagtcctttccgtgtactccAGGTGTATGCGTCGTTTGCcctgagtcctttccgtgtactccAGGTGTATGCGTCGTTTGCcctgagtcctttccgtgtactccaggtgtatgtgtcgtttgccctgagtcctttccgtgtactccAGGTGTATGCGTCGTTTGTcctgagtcctttccgtgtactccAGGTGTATGCGTCGTTTGTcctgagtcctttccgtgtactccaggtgtatgtgtcgtttgtcctgagtcctttccgtgtactccaggtgtatgtgtcgtttgtcctgagtcctttccgtgtactccAGGTGTATGCGTCGTTTGCcctgagtcctttccgtgtactccAGGTGTATGCGTCGTTTGCcctgagtcctttccgtgtactccaggtgtatgtgtcgtttgccctgagtcctttccgtgtactccAGGTGTATGCGTCGTTTGCcctgagtcctttccgtgtactccaggtgtatgtgtcgtttgtcctgagtcctttccgtgtactccaggtgtatgtgtcgtttgtcctgagtcctttccgtgtactccaggtgtatgtgtcgtttgccctgagtcctttccgtgtactccaggtgtatgtgtcgtttgtcctgagtcctttccgtgtactccAGGTGTATGCGTCGTTTGTcctgagtcctttccgtgtactccaggtgtatgtgtcgtttgccctgagtcctttccgtgtactccAGGTGTATGCGTCGTTTGCcctgagtcctttccgtgtactccaggtgtatgtgtcgtttgccctgagtcctttccgtgtactccAGGTGTATGCGTCGTTTGCcctgagtcctttccgtgtactccaggtgtatgtgtcgtttgtcctgagtcctttccgtgtactccAGGTGTATGCGTCGTTTGCcctgagtcctttccgtgtactccaggtgtatgtgtcgtttgtcctgagtcctttccgtgtactccAGGTGTATGCGTCGTTTGCcctgagtcctttccgtgtactccaggtgtatgtgtcgtttgccctgagtcctttccgtgtactccAGGTGTATGCGTCGTTTGCcctgagtcctttccgtgtactccaggtgtatgtgtcgtttgtcctgagtcctttccgtgtactccAGGTGTATGCGTCGTTTGTcctgagtcctttccgtgtactccaggtgtatgtgtcgtttgtcctgagtcctttccgtgtactccaggtgtatgtgtcgtttgtcctgagtcctttccgtgtactccaggtgtatgtgtcgtttgccctgagtcctttccgtgtactccAGGTGTATGCGTCGTTTGCcctgagtcctttccgtgtactccag GTGTATGCGTCGTTTGCcctgagtcctttccgtgtactccaggtgtatgtgtcgtttgtcctgagtcctttccgtgtactccaggtgtatgtgtcgtttgtcctgagtcctttccgtgtactccaggtgtatgtgtcgtttgccctgagtcctttccgtgtactccAGGTGTATGCGTCGTTTGCcctgagtcctttccgtgtactccaggtgtatgtgtcgtttgtcctgagtcctttccgtgtactccaggtgtatgtgtcgtttgtcctgagtcctttccgtgtactccaggtgtatgtgtcgtttgccctgagtcctttccgtgtactccAG GTGTATGCGTCGTTTGCcctgagtcctttccgtgtactccaggtgtatgtgtcgtttgtcctgagtcctttccgtgtactccaggtgtatgtgtcgtttgtcctgagtcctttccgtgtactccAGGTGTATGCGTCGTTTGTcctgagtcctttccgtgtactccAGGTGTATGCGTCGTTTGTcctgagtcctttccgtgtactccaggtgtatgtgtcgtttgtcctgagtcctttccgtgtactccaggtgtatgtgtcgtttgtcctgagtcctttccgtgtactccAGGTGTATGCGTCGTTTGTcctgagtcctttccgtgtactccAG GTGTATGCGTCGTTTGCcctgagtcctttccgtgtactccaggtgtatgtgtcgtttgtcctgagtcctttccgtgtactccaggtgtatgtgtcgtttgtcctgagtcctttccgtgtactccaggtgtatgtgtcgtttgtcctgagtcctttccgtgtactccAGGTGTATGCGTCGTTTGTcctgagtcctttccgtgtactccaggtgtatgtgtcgtttgtcctgagtcctttccgtgtactccaggtgtatgtgtcgtttgtcctgagtcctttccgtgtactccaggtgtatgtgtcgtttgtcctgagtcctttccgtgtactccAGGTGTATGCGTCGTTTGCcctgagtcctttccgtgtactccaggtgtatgtgtcgtttgccctgagtcctttccgtgtactccAG GTGTATGTGTCGTTTGCcctgagtcctttccgtgtactccaggtgtatgtgtcgtttgtcctgagtcctttccgtgtactccAGGTGTATGCGTCGTTTGTGATTGTTGCATATTGTAATATGTATTGCATATTGTATATTGCATATTGTGCGGGTGCTTTTCACTTCCCGACTCCAGAGATAAAACGAAAGTTTAGGGACTTGGGAATGTTCAGATAA
- the LOC141276954 gene encoding uncharacterized protein isoform X22, which yields MYVSFVLSPFRVLQVYASFALSPFRVLQVYASFALSPFRVLQVYVSFALSPFRVLQVYVSFVLSPFRVLQVYASFALSPFRVLQVYASFALSPFRVLQVYVSFALSPFRVLQVYASFALSPFRVLQVYVSFVLSPFRVLQVYVSFVLSPFRVLQVYVSFALSPFRVLQVYVSFVLSPFRVLQVYASFVLSPFRVLQVYVSFALSPFRVLQVYASFALSPFRVLQVYVSFALSPFRVLQVYASFALSPFRVLQVYVSFVLSPFRVLQVYASFALSPFRVLQVYVSFVLSPFRVLQVYASFALSPFRVLQVYVSFALSPFRVLQVYASFALSPFRVLQVYVSFVLSPFRVLQVYASFVLSPFRVLQVYVSFVLSPFRVLQVYVSFVLSPFRVLQVYVSFALSPFRVLQVYASFALSPFRVLQVYVSFALSPFRVLQVYASFALSPFRVLQVYVSFVLSPFRVLQVYVSFVLSPFRVLQVYVSFALSPFRVLQVYASFALSPFRVLQVYVSFVLSPFRVLQVYVSFVLSPFRVLQVYVSFALSPFRVLQVYASFALSPFRVLQVYVSFVLSPFRVLQVYVSFVLSPFRVLQVYASFVLSPFRVLQVYASFVLSPFRVLQVYVSFVLSPFRVLQVYVSFVLSPFRVLQVYASFVLSPFRVLQVYASFALSPFRVLQVYVSFVLSPFRVLQVYVSFVLSPFRVLQVYVSFVLSPFRVLQVYASFVLSPFRVLQVYVSFVLSPFRVLQVYVSFVLSPFRVLQVYVSFVLSPFRVLQVYASFALSPFRVLQVYVSFALSPFRVLQVYVSFALSPFRVLQVYVSFVLSPFRVLQVYASFVIVAYCNMYCILYIAYCAGAFHFPTPEIKRKFRDLGMFR from the exons ATGTATGTGTCGTTTGTcctgagtcctttccgtgtactccAGGTGTATGCGTCGTTTGCcctgagtcctttccgtgtactccAGGTGTATGCGTCGTTTGCcctgagtcctttccgtgtactccaggtgtatgtgtcgtttgccctgagtcctttccgtgtactccAG gtgtatgtgtcgtttgtcctgagtcctttccgtgtactccAGGTGTATGCGTCGTTTGCcctgagtcctttccgtgtactccAGGTGTATGCGTCGTTTGCcctgagtcctttccgtgtactccaggtgtatgtgtcgtttgccctgagtcctttccgtgtactccAGGTGTATGCGTCGTTTGCcctgagtcctttccgtgtactccaggtgtatgtgtcgtttgtcctgagtcctttccgtgtactccaggtgtatgtgtcgtttgtcctgagtcctttccgtgtactccaggtgtatgtgtcgtttgccctgagtcctttccgtgtactccaggtgtatgtgtcgtttgtcctgagtcctttccgtgtactccAGGTGTATGCGTCGTTTGTcctgagtcctttccgtgtactccaggtgtatgtgtcgtttgccctgagtcctttccgtgtactccAGGTGTATGCGTCGTTTGCcctgagtcctttccgtgtactccaggtgtatgtgtcgtttgccctgagtcctttccgtgtactccAGGTGTATGCGTCGTTTGCcctgagtcctttccgtgtactccaggtgtatgtgtcgtttgtcctgagtcctttccgtgtactccAGGTGTATGCGTCGTTTGCcctgagtcctttccgtgtactccaggtgtatgtgtcgtttgtcctgagtcctttccgtgtactccAGGTGTATGCGTCGTTTGCcctgagtcctttccgtgtactccaggtgtatgtgtcgtttgccctgagtcctttccgtgtactccAGGTGTATGCGTCGTTTGCcctgagtcctttccgtgtactccaggtgtatgtgtcgtttgtcctgagtcctttccgtgtactccAGGTGTATGCGTCGTTTGTcctgagtcctttccgtgtactccaggtgtatgtgtcgtttgtcctgagtcctttccgtgtactccaggtgtatgtgtcgtttgtcctgagtcctttccgtgtactccaggtgtatgtgtcgtttgccctgagtcctttccgtgtactccAGGTGTATGCGTCGTTTGCcctgagtcctttccgtgtactccaggtgtatgtgtcgtttgccctgagtcctttccgtgtactccAGGTGTATGCGTCGTTTGCcctgagtcctttccgtgtactccaggtgtatgtgtcgtttgtcctgagtcctttccgtgtactccaggtgtatgtgtcgtttgtcctgagtcctttccgtgtactccaggtgtatgtgtcgtttgccctgagtcctttccgtgtactccAGGTGTATGCGTCGTTTGCcctgagtcctttccgtgtactccaggtgtatgtgtcgtttgtcctgagtcctttccgtgtactccaggtgtatgtgtcgtttgtcctgagtcctttccgtgtactccaggtgtatgtgtcgtttgccctgagtcctttccgtgtactccAG GTGTATGCGTCGTTTGCcctgagtcctttccgtgtactccaggtgtatgtgtcgtttgtcctgagtcctttccgtgtactccaggtgtatgtgtcgtttgtcctgagtcctttccgtgtactccAGGTGTATGCGTCGTTTGTcctgagtcctttccgtgtactccAGGTGTATGCGTCGTTTGTcctgagtcctttccgtgtactccaggtgtatgtgtcgtttgtcctgagtcctttccgtgtactccaggtgtatgtgtcgtttgtcctgagtcctttccgtgtactccAGGTGTATGCGTCGTTTGTcctgagtcctttccgtgtactccAG GTGTATGCGTCGTTTGCcctgagtcctttccgtgtactccaggtgtatgtgtcgtttgtcctgagtcctttccgtgtactccaggtgtatgtgtcgtttgtcctgagtcctttccgtgtactccaggtgtatgtgtcgtttgtcctgagtcctttccgtgtactccAGGTGTATGCGTCGTTTGTcctgagtcctttccgtgtactccaggtgtatgtgtcgtttgtcctgagtcctttccgtgtactccaggtgtatgtgtcgtttgtcctgagtcctttccgtgtactccaggtgtatgtgtcgtttgtcctgagtcctttccgtgtactccAGGTGTATGCGTCGTTTGCcctgagtcctttccgtgtactccaggtgtatgtgtcgtttgccctgagtcctttccgtgtactccAG GTGTATGTGTCGTTTGCcctgagtcctttccgtgtactccaggtgtatgtgtcgtttgtcctgagtcctttccgtgtactccAGGTGTATGCGTCGTTTGTGATTGTTGCATATTGTAATATGTATTGCATATTGTATATTGCATATTGTGCGGGTGCTTTTCACTTCCCGACTCCAGAGATAAAACGAAAGTTTAGGGACTTGGGAATGTTCAGATAA
- the LOC141276954 gene encoding uncharacterized protein isoform X25, with protein sequence MYVSFVLSPFRVLQVYASFALSPFRVLQVYASFALSPFRVLQVYVSFALSPFRVLQVYASFVLSPFRVLQVYASFVLSPFRVLQVYVSFVLSPFRVLQVYVSFVLSPFRVLQVYASFALSPFRVLQVYASFALSPFRVLQVYVSFALSPFRVLQVYASFALSPFRVLQVYVSFVLSPFRVLQVYVSFVLSPFRVLQVYVSFALSPFRVLQVYVSFVLSPFRVLQVYASFVLSPFRVLQVYVSFALSPFRVLQVYASFALSPFRVLQVYVSFALSPFRVLQVYASFALSPFRVLQVYVSFVLSPFRVLQVYASFALSPFRVLQVYVSFVLSPFRVLQVYASFALSPFRVLQVYVSFALSPFRVLQVYVSFVLSPFRVLQVYVSFVLSPFRVLQVYVSFALSPFRVLQVYASFALSPFRVLQVYVSFALSPFRVLQVYASFALSPFRVLQVYVSFVLSPFRVLQVYVSFVLSPFRVLQVYVSFALSPFRVLQVYASFALSPFRVLQVYVSFVLSPFRVLQVYVSFVLSPFRVLQVYVSFALSPFRVLQVYASFALSPFRVLQVYVSFVLSPFRVLQVYVSFVLSPFRVLQVYASFVLSPFRVLQVYASFVLSPFRVLQVYVSFVLSPFRVLQVYVSFVLSPFRVLQVYASFVLSPFRVLQVYASFALSPFRVLQVYVSFVLSPFRVLQVYVSFVLSPFRVLQVYVSFVLSPFRVLQVYASFVLSPFRVLQVYVSFVLSPFRVLQVYVSFVLSPFRVLQVYVSFVLSPFRVLQVYASFALSPFRVLQVYVSFALSPFRVLQVYVSFALSPFRVLQVYVSFVLSPFRVLQVYASFVIVAYCNMYCILYIAYCAGAFHFPTPEIKRKFRDLGMFR encoded by the exons ATGTATGTGTCGTTTGTcctgagtcctttccgtgtactccAGGTGTATGCGTCGTTTGCcctgagtcctttccgtgtactccAGGTGTATGCGTCGTTTGCcctgagtcctttccgtgtactccaggtgtatgtgtcgtttgccctgagtcctttccgtgtactccAGGTGTATGCGTCGTTTGTcctgagtcctttccgtgtactccAGGTGTATGCGTCGTTTGTcctgagtcctttccgtgtactccaggtgtatgtgtcgtttgtcctgagtcctttccgtgtactccaggtgtatgtgtcgtttgtcctgagtcctttccgtgtactccAGGTGTATGCGTCGTTTGCcctgagtcctttccgtgtactccAGGTGTATGCGTCGTTTGCcctgagtcctttccgtgtactccaggtgtatgtgtcgtttgccctgagtcctttccgtgtactccAGGTGTATGCGTCGTTTGCcctgagtcctttccgtgtactccaggtgtatgtgtcgtttgtcctgagtcctttccgtgtactccaggtgtatgtgtcgtttgtcctgagtcctttccgtgtactccaggtgtatgtgtcgtttgccctgagtcctttccgtgtactccaggtgtatgtgtcgtttgtcctgagtcctttccgtgtactccAGGTGTATGCGTCGTTTGTcctgagtcctttccgtgtactccaggtgtatgtgtcgtttgccctgagtcctttccgtgtactccAGGTGTATGCGTCGTTTGCcctgagtcctttccgtgtactccaggtgtatgtgtcgtttgccctgagtcctttccgtgtactccAGGTGTATGCGTCGTTTGCcctgagtcctttccgtgtactccaggtgtatgtgtcgtttgtcctgagtcctttccgtgtactccAGGTGTATGCGTCGTTTGCcctgagtcctttccgtgtactccaggtgtatgtgtcgtttgtcctgagtcctttccgtgtactccAGGTGTATGCGTCGTTTGCcctgagtcctttccgtgtactccaggtgtatgtgtcgtttgccctgagtcctttccgtgtactccAG gtgtatgtgtcgtttgtcctgagtcctttccgtgtactccaggtgtatgtgtcgtttgtcctgagtcctttccgtgtactccaggtgtatgtgtcgtttgccctgagtcctttccgtgtactccAGGTGTATGCGTCGTTTGCcctgagtcctttccgtgtactccaggtgtatgtgtcgtttgccctgagtcctttccgtgtactccAGGTGTATGCGTCGTTTGCcctgagtcctttccgtgtactccaggtgtatgtgtcgtttgtcctgagtcctttccgtgtactccaggtgtatgtgtcgtttgtcctgagtcctttccgtgtactccaggtgtatgtgtcgtttgccctgagtcctttccgtgtactccAGGTGTATGCGTCGTTTGCcctgagtcctttccgtgtactccaggtgtatgtgtcgtttgtcctgagtcctttccgtgtactccaggtgtatgtgtcgtttgtcctgagtcctttccgtgtactccaggtgtatgtgtcgtttgccctgagtcctttccgtgtactccAG GTGTATGCGTCGTTTGCcctgagtcctttccgtgtactccaggtgtatgtgtcgtttgtcctgagtcctttccgtgtactccaggtgtatgtgtcgtttgtcctgagtcctttccgtgtactccAGGTGTATGCGTCGTTTGTcctgagtcctttccgtgtactccAGGTGTATGCGTCGTTTGTcctgagtcctttccgtgtactccaggtgtatgtgtcgtttgtcctgagtcctttccgtgtactccaggtgtatgtgtcgtttgtcctgagtcctttccgtgtactccAGGTGTATGCGTCGTTTGTcctgagtcctttccgtgtactccAG GTGTATGCGTCGTTTGCcctgagtcctttccgtgtactccaggtgtatgtgtcgtttgtcctgagtcctttccgtgtactccaggtgtatgtgtcgtttgtcctgagtcctttccgtgtactccaggtgtatgtgtcgtttgtcctgagtcctttccgtgtactccAGGTGTATGCGTCGTTTGTcctgagtcctttccgtgtactccaggtgtatgtgtcgtttgtcctgagtcctttccgtgtactccaggtgtatgtgtcgtttgtcctgagtcctttccgtgtactccaggtgtatgtgtcgtttgtcctgagtcctttccgtgtactccAGGTGTATGCGTCGTTTGCcctgagtcctttccgtgtactccaggtgtatgtgtcgtttgccctgagtcctttccgtgtactccAG GTGTATGTGTCGTTTGCcctgagtcctttccgtgtactccaggtgtatgtgtcgtttgtcctgagtcctttccgtgtactccAGGTGTATGCGTCGTTTGTGATTGTTGCATATTGTAATATGTATTGCATATTGTATATTGCATATTGTGCGGGTGCTTTTCACTTCCCGACTCCAGAGATAAAACGAAAGTTTAGGGACTTGGGAATGTTCAGATAA
- the LOC141276954 gene encoding uncharacterized protein isoform X9, whose translation MYVSFVLSPFRVLQVYASFALSPFRVLQVYASFALSPFRVLQVYVSFALSPFRVLQVYASFVLSPFRVLQVYASFVLSPFRVLQVYVSFVLSPFRVLQVYVSFVLSPFRVLQVYASFALSPFRVLQVYASFALSPFRVLQVYVSFALSPFRVLQVYASFALSPFRVLQVYVSFVLSPFRVLQVYVSFVLSPFRVLQVYVSFALSPFRVLQVYVSFVLSPFRVLQVYASFVLSPFRVLQVYVSFALSPFRVLQVYASFALSPFRVLQVYVSFALSPFRVLQVYASFALSPFRVLQVYVSFVLSPFRVLQVYASFALSPFRVLQVYVSFVLSPFRVLQVYASFALSPFRVLQVYVSFALSPFRVLQVYVSFVLSPFRVLQVYASFVLSPFRVLQVYVSFVLSPFRVLQVYVSFVLSPFRVLQVYVSFALSPFRVLQVYASFALSPFRVLQVYVSFALSPFRVLQVYASFALSPFRVLQVYVSFVLSPFRVLQVYVSFVLSPFRVLQVYVSFALSPFRVLQVYASFALSPFRVLQVYVSFVLSPFRVLQVYVSFVLSPFRVLQVYVSFALSPFRVLQVYASFALSPFRVLQVYVSFVLSPFRVLQVYVSFVLSPFRVLQVYASFVLSPFRVLQVYASFVLSPFRVLQVYVSFVLSPFRVLQVYVSFVLSPFRVLQVYASFVLSPFRVLQVYASFALSPFRVLQVYVSFVLSPFRVLQVYVSFVLSPFRVLQVYVSFVLSPFRVLQVYASFVLSPFRVLQVYVSFVLSPFRVLQVYVSFVLSPFRVLQVYVSFVLSPFRVLQVYASFALSPFRVLQVYVSFALSPFRVLQVYVSFALSPFRVLQVYVSFVLSPFRVLQVYASFVIVAYCNMYCILYIAYCAGAFHFPTPEIKRKFRDLGMFR comes from the exons ATGTATGTGTCGTTTGTcctgagtcctttccgtgtactccAGGTGTATGCGTCGTTTGCcctgagtcctttccgtgtactccAGGTGTATGCGTCGTTTGCcctgagtcctttccgtgtactccaggtgtatgtgtcgtttgccctgagtcctttccgtgtactccAGGTGTATGCGTCGTTTGTcctgagtcctttccgtgtactccAGGTGTATGCGTCGTTTGTcctgagtcctttccgtgtactccaggtgtatgtgtcgtttgtcctgagtcctttccgtgtactccaggtgtatgtgtcgtttgtcctgagtcctttccgtgtactccAGGTGTATGCGTCGTTTGCcctgagtcctttccgtgtactccAGGTGTATGCGTCGTTTGCcctgagtcctttccgtgtactccaggtgtatgtgtcgtttgccctgagtcctttccgtgtactccAGGTGTATGCGTCGTTTGCcctgagtcctttccgtgtactccaggtgtatgtgtcgtttgtcctgagtcctttccgtgtactccaggtgtatgtgtcgtttgtcctgagtcctttccgtgtactccaggtgtatgtgtcgtttgccctgagtcctttccgtgtactccaggtgtatgtgtcgtttgtcctgagtcctttccgtgtactccAGGTGTATGCGTCGTTTGTcctgagtcctttccgtgtactccaggtgtatgtgtcgtttgccctgagtcctttccgtgtactccAGGTGTATGCGTCGTTTGCcctgagtcctttccgtgtactccaggtgtatgtgtcgtttgccctgagtcctttccgtgtactccAGGTGTATGCGTCGTTTGCcctgagtcctttccgtgtactccaggtgtatgtgtcgtttgtcctgagtcctttccgtgtactccAGGTGTATGCGTCGTTTGCcctgagtcctttccgtgtactccaggtgtatgtgtcgtttgtcctgagtcctttccgtgtactccAGGTGTATGCGTCGTTTGCcctgagtcctttccgtgtactccaggtgtatgtgtcgtttgccctgagtcctttccgtgtactccAG gtgtatgtgtcgtttgtcctgagtcctttccgtgtactccAGGTGTATGCGTCGTTTGTcctgagtcctttccgtgtactccaggtgtatgtgtcgtttgtcctgagtcctttccgtgtactccaggtgtatgtgtcgtttgtcctgagtcctttccgtgtactccaggtgtatgtgtcgtttgccctgagtcctttccgtgtactccAGGTGTATGCGTCGTTTGCcctgagtcctttccgtgtactccaggtgtatgtgtcgtttgccctgagtcctttccgtgtactccAGGTGTATGCGTCGTTTGCcctgagtcctttccgtgtactccaggtgtatgtgtcgtttgtcctgagtcctttccgtgtactccaggtgtatgtgtcgtttgtcctgagtcctttccgtgtactccaggtgtatgtgtcgtttgccctgagtcctttccgtgtactccAGGTGTATGCGTCGTTTGCcctgagtcctttccgtgtactccaggtgtatgtgtcgtttgtcctgagtcctttccgtgtactccaggtgtatgtgtcgtttgtcctgagtcctttccgtgtactccaggtgtatgtgtcgtttgccctgagtcctttccgtgtactccAG GTGTATGCGTCGTTTGCcctgagtcctttccgtgtactccaggtgtatgtgtcgtttgtcctgagtcctttccgtgtactccaggtgtatgtgtcgtttgtcctgagtcctttccgtgtactccAGGTGTATGCGTCGTTTGTcctgagtcctttccgtgtactccAGGTGTATGCGTCGTTTGTcctgagtcctttccgtgtactccaggtgtatgtgtcgtttgtcctgagtcctttccgtgtactccaggtgtatgtgtcgtttgtcctgagtcctttccgtgtactccAGGTGTATGCGTCGTTTGTcctgagtcctttccgtgtactccAG GTGTATGCGTCGTTTGCcctgagtcctttccgtgtactccaggtgtatgtgtcgtttgtcctgagtcctttccgtgtactccaggtgtatgtgtcgtttgtcctgagtcctttccgtgtactccaggtgtatgtgtcgtttgtcctgagtcctttccgtgtactccAGGTGTATGCGTCGTTTGTcctgagtcctttccgtgtactccaggtgtatgtgtcgtttgtcctgagtcctttccgtgtactccaggtgtatgtgtcgtttgtcctgagtcctttccgtgtactccaggtgtatgtgtcgtttgtcctgagtcctttccgtgtactccAGGTGTATGCGTCGTTTGCcctgagtcctttccgtgtactccaggtgtatgtgtcgtttgccctgagtcctttccgtgtactccAG GTGTATGTGTCGTTTGCcctgagtcctttccgtgtactccaggtgtatgtgtcgtttgtcctgagtcctttccgtgtactccAGGTGTATGCGTCGTTTGTGATTGTTGCATATTGTAATATGTATTGCATATTGTATATTGCATATTGTGCGGGTGCTTTTCACTTCCCGACTCCAGAGATAAAACGAAAGTTTAGGGACTTGGGAATGTTCAGATAA